In Microbulbifer celer, a single window of DNA contains:
- a CDS encoding phage capsid family protein: MAQTIINDANRVKQWDDKAHMEYIRSNRFKRYMGSNENAIIQVKEDLTKKRGDAITIPLVGALDASGGPNDGSSNLVGNEKALPNDGHRVTVRVVRDATVVNVEEEQASPINIRNSGKVALKDLQMRYLRNDTITALGSIDGVAYGTATAGQRNTWHDNNADRVLYGSAKSNFVAGDHAASLANIDNTDDKLTHGVVSLAKRIAQTAQTVNGDGIRPYKYGEDMESFVMFVPSFAFRDLREDMIAKGYWQDALRRSKENPLFSGPTSIEWDGVIVREIPEIATLSGVGAGTPAIDVAPCYLCGAQALAAVWAMRTKTTTRKEDDYGFFYGVGFQELREVSKLQYGQGSTGAVDWSVVSVFAAGVADA, translated from the coding sequence ATGGCTCAGACCATTATCAACGATGCGAATCGCGTCAAACAGTGGGACGACAAAGCCCACATGGAATACATTCGCTCCAACCGCTTCAAGCGGTACATGGGGTCGAATGAAAACGCCATCATCCAGGTCAAAGAAGACCTGACCAAAAAGCGCGGCGATGCGATCACCATCCCTCTGGTGGGCGCTCTGGATGCCAGTGGCGGCCCGAACGATGGCTCATCCAACCTGGTCGGCAACGAAAAGGCTCTACCCAACGACGGCCACCGCGTAACCGTCCGCGTCGTGCGTGACGCGACCGTGGTGAACGTCGAGGAAGAGCAGGCCTCGCCGATCAACATCCGCAACTCCGGCAAGGTCGCCCTCAAGGATTTGCAGATGCGCTACCTGCGCAACGACACCATCACTGCCCTGGGCAGCATCGATGGAGTTGCGTACGGAACGGCCACAGCGGGTCAGCGCAACACTTGGCACGACAACAATGCCGACCGGGTCCTGTACGGCTCTGCGAAGTCCAACTTCGTGGCCGGCGATCATGCCGCATCCCTGGCCAACATCGACAACACCGATGACAAGCTGACCCACGGTGTCGTTTCCTTGGCAAAACGCATCGCCCAGACAGCGCAAACTGTCAACGGTGATGGTATCCGCCCATACAAGTACGGTGAGGACATGGAGTCGTTCGTCATGTTCGTCCCCAGCTTCGCCTTCCGCGATCTGCGTGAAGACATGATCGCCAAAGGCTACTGGCAGGACGCGCTGCGCCGTTCCAAGGAAAATCCGCTGTTCTCCGGTCCTACCTCTATCGAATGGGACGGCGTGATTGTGCGGGAAATCCCCGAAATCGCCACCCTGTCTGGTGTCGGCGCAGGAACCCCGGCCATTGATGTGGCCCCGTGCTATCTGTGCGGCGCGCAGGCACTCGCTGCGGTGTGGGCGATGCGCACCAAGACCACCACCCGGAAAGAGGATGACTACGGCTTCTTCTACGGCGTGGGCTTCCAGGAGCTGCGCGAGGTGTCCAAACTGCAGTATGGCCAGGGCAGCACCGGCGCGGTTGATTGGAGTGTAGTCAGCGTCTTCGCCGCCGGCGTAGCCGACGCATAA
- a CDS encoding sulfotransferase family 2 domain-containing protein — translation MHFAVGEGTVTAAPKAGSSSIRMALFGRLYDVREREEPEGYWVAFVRHPLARLVSCYQHWIVDRFHHRMAIQGLTERMPFPYFVEAVSAIPDSRADMHFQSQSAIIRGEPDFIGRVESLAEDWRHVQKHFNARPIGRHNSTQHADWQSFYTPELRAVAVERYREDMERFYESDLHR, via the coding sequence GTGCACTTCGCAGTAGGAGAGGGGACGGTTACGGCCGCCCCCAAGGCCGGCAGCTCCAGTATTCGCATGGCGCTGTTCGGCCGCCTCTACGATGTGCGAGAGCGCGAGGAGCCAGAGGGATATTGGGTGGCATTTGTCCGTCACCCTTTAGCCCGCCTGGTCTCCTGCTATCAGCACTGGATTGTCGACCGGTTTCACCACCGGATGGCAATCCAAGGATTGACGGAGCGGATGCCGTTTCCCTATTTCGTGGAGGCGGTTTCGGCAATCCCTGATTCCAGGGCTGATATGCACTTCCAAAGCCAGTCCGCAATTATCCGCGGGGAGCCCGACTTTATCGGTAGGGTTGAATCCCTCGCGGAAGACTGGCGCCACGTCCAGAAACACTTCAACGCCCGGCCAATCGGCCGGCACAACTCAACTCAGCATGCCGACTGGCAATCGTTCTACACCCCCGAACTTCGGGCGGTGGCGGTGGAACGATACCGGGAGGATATGGAGCGATTTTATGAAAGTGACCTACACCGGTGA
- a CDS encoding packaged DNA stabilization protein yields the protein MRIPIATSSSQGRSIPLTAERLVNMYAEKAPAGSKSPVVVLGCPGLTRFADIDVRRTRGLYRTPADGRLYAVVRNTLYFIDADGNSTALGTIAGSGRVGMADNGLQLCIVTGATGYTYSVSDGLQEITDDGFPGADTVTFLDGYFIFNNSTAGNRGQFFISDLLNGQVYDATDFATAESYPDNLLRVFADHSQLLLFGSETIEIWFNGGAADFPFVRAQGSVIEQGLGARWSVAKLDETVVWLDNEGIVRRLEGSTPVRISTHAIEFDISRGDWGNASAWSYVEEGHQFYVLTVPARDLATQQAGTYVYDAATQLWHERKSYRQDYSRSGFYARAYGKHITADIDRGRLYEQSLDVYEEDGEHLIAEMQFPQIQNDGNRFIVRKFQVDCEVGIGQGFQAPVAEETSLIGLIESNGDTISTYKLDGGSISLVSGPTSLGFNANILRIDTLRGRAIPLTERNIALHQATRIRNWTYNLNTGWEQASPGSLTGIGGSPSGMAVCALTDNLIVYVDNSDNLLRAMETDGATWSQKGNSLFYLGGANADVYFSRYSSNKFITNEFVLGGDTQLALYMVNFDGQDFSQVGNTFDDGNTNIPIYMGNNRVAIFGIESRTVKCLTWDGSNFSQIGNTLGFPLGTSFESGCALSDRLIVALDDGNSRLLALDFDGENWSIKAQLSGVSSGNYLCAIGQYEESDLAVNNSGVDPQVILDVSGNTRIFDMTQNWRSMGKKGEYNKRVIWRRLGQHRSFTPRIAISAPVKRAVIAAYADIEPSNS from the coding sequence ATGCGCATCCCAATAGCCACTAGCTCCTCGCAGGGCCGAAGCATTCCGCTCACTGCTGAGCGCCTGGTCAACATGTATGCCGAGAAAGCGCCGGCTGGGTCGAAATCGCCGGTGGTGGTTCTTGGTTGCCCGGGCCTGACACGGTTTGCCGACATCGACGTGCGCCGAACTCGAGGCCTGTACCGGACGCCGGCAGATGGACGACTATATGCCGTAGTCCGCAACACCTTGTATTTTATCGACGCTGACGGAAATTCCACGGCGTTGGGCACAATCGCTGGCTCTGGCCGCGTAGGGATGGCAGATAATGGCCTCCAGCTGTGCATCGTGACTGGCGCCACCGGTTACACTTATTCAGTATCTGACGGCCTGCAGGAAATCACTGACGACGGGTTTCCGGGTGCCGATACGGTGACTTTTCTCGACGGCTATTTCATATTCAACAATTCCACGGCAGGAAATCGCGGCCAGTTTTTCATTTCCGATTTACTGAATGGCCAAGTTTACGACGCGACCGATTTCGCCACCGCCGAGAGTTATCCGGATAACCTGCTACGGGTATTCGCCGATCACTCCCAGCTGCTGCTGTTCGGCTCCGAGACAATCGAAATTTGGTTCAACGGCGGCGCGGCTGATTTCCCATTTGTCCGCGCTCAGGGCTCGGTTATCGAGCAAGGGTTGGGCGCACGATGGTCCGTCGCGAAACTGGACGAAACCGTGGTCTGGCTGGATAACGAGGGCATTGTCCGACGCCTGGAGGGCAGCACACCCGTTCGCATCTCCACCCACGCCATTGAGTTCGACATTTCCCGTGGTGACTGGGGAAACGCCTCCGCCTGGTCCTATGTGGAGGAGGGCCACCAATTCTACGTCCTGACCGTTCCCGCTCGTGACCTGGCAACGCAGCAGGCCGGCACCTACGTCTACGACGCTGCCACCCAGCTCTGGCACGAACGCAAATCCTACCGTCAGGACTATTCCCGCTCCGGCTTCTACGCCCGCGCTTACGGCAAGCACATTACTGCGGATATAGACCGCGGCCGGCTGTACGAGCAGAGCCTCGACGTTTACGAAGAGGACGGCGAGCACCTGATTGCAGAAATGCAGTTCCCGCAAATACAAAATGACGGCAACCGATTCATTGTCCGCAAATTCCAAGTTGATTGCGAAGTCGGAATAGGACAAGGTTTCCAGGCTCCAGTTGCGGAAGAAACAAGTTTAATTGGCCTAATTGAAAGCAATGGAGACACAATAAGCACATACAAATTAGATGGTGGCTCAATATCTCTTGTGTCTGGCCCCACATCATTAGGATTTAACGCCAATATTTTGCGAATTGATACGCTAAGGGGGAGAGCTATACCTCTAACCGAGAGGAATATAGCACTTCACCAAGCAACTAGGATAAGAAATTGGACTTATAATTTAAATACAGGCTGGGAGCAAGCAAGTCCTGGGTCTCTCACTGGAATTGGTGGGAGTCCCAGCGGGATGGCTGTATGCGCTCTAACCGATAATTTGATTGTTTATGTTGATAACTCTGACAATCTTCTAAGAGCGATGGAGACAGACGGAGCAACATGGTCTCAAAAGGGTAATAGCCTTTTTTACTTGGGGGGGGCGAATGCAGATGTATATTTTTCTAGATATTCATCAAATAAATTTATAACGAATGAATTTGTTTTGGGTGGAGATACTCAGCTTGCCTTGTATATGGTTAATTTTGATGGCCAAGATTTTTCACAGGTAGGGAACACGTTCGATGACGGAAACACTAATATTCCTATATATATGGGCAATAATAGGGTAGCCATATTTGGGATTGAAAGCCGGACAGTGAAATGTTTAACTTGGGATGGGTCTAATTTTTCTCAGATAGGAAATACATTAGGATTTCCGTTAGGAACTTCCTTTGAATCTGGATGCGCACTATCTGATAGGCTTATTGTCGCTTTAGATGATGGCAATAGTAGGCTGCTAGCGCTTGACTTTGATGGTGAGAATTGGTCGATTAAGGCTCAATTATCTGGTGTTTCTTCTGGAAATTATTTGTGCGCAATTGGCCAGTACGAAGAGTCCGATCTCGCTGTTAATAATTCTGGAGTGGACCCTCAAGTTATATTGGATGTGTCAGGGAATACAAGAATATTCGACATGACCCAAAACTGGCGCAGCATGGGCAAAAAGGGCGAGTACAATAAACGGGTCATCTGGCGCCGGCTCGGACAGCACCGCTCATTCACCCCACGCATTGCCATCTCCGCTCCGGTCAAACGGGCTGTTATTGCTGCCTACGCCGACATTGAGCCCAGCAACTCATGA
- a CDS encoding thymidylate synthase — MSESSLDDLLQTVFTRLFSKGRSVSSTRGKSTELIGVLLELKNPLSRLSRSETKGKLFSALGELLWYLSGSNEVDFIEYYLPRYGENSDDGKTIYGGYGPRIFRHRGHYDQLANVIELLERKSSTRRAVIQLFDGEDLFEHHTDIPCTCTLQFFVRQEMLHLHVNMRSNDAFRGLPHDIFAFTFLQEIVARTLKVKVGTYKHSVGSLHLYDVEETKAVSFIDEGFQSNIPMPPMPTGDPWPSIEVLLNVEGRIRRGEKIDIEKIDVGSYWKDLIILLLIFRESKTAGGAQVVSYLKSKLSSEIYVPYIAMRERVLKEVTKQRELFEKEGA; from the coding sequence TTGTCTGAATCCAGTTTGGATGATCTGCTCCAAACGGTATTTACAAGGCTTTTTTCAAAAGGTCGCTCTGTTAGCTCAACTCGCGGGAAGTCTACAGAGCTAATTGGCGTACTTCTCGAGCTTAAAAACCCACTTTCCAGGCTAAGTCGATCGGAAACTAAGGGAAAGCTCTTTAGCGCTTTAGGTGAGCTGCTGTGGTATCTCTCGGGCTCAAACGAAGTGGACTTTATTGAGTACTACCTTCCACGTTACGGTGAGAATTCCGATGATGGCAAGACTATTTACGGCGGTTATGGCCCCAGGATCTTTCGGCATCGAGGACATTACGATCAACTAGCAAATGTGATTGAGCTTCTTGAAAGGAAGAGCTCAACTAGGAGAGCGGTGATCCAGCTTTTCGATGGTGAAGATCTTTTCGAACATCATACAGATATTCCTTGCACCTGCACGTTACAGTTTTTCGTTCGTCAAGAAATGCTGCATCTGCATGTAAACATGCGGTCAAACGATGCATTTAGAGGGTTGCCACACGATATTTTTGCATTCACATTTTTACAGGAGATAGTCGCAAGAACACTAAAAGTAAAGGTGGGAACTTATAAGCACTCAGTTGGAAGTTTGCATTTGTACGATGTAGAGGAAACAAAGGCGGTTAGTTTTATTGACGAAGGCTTCCAGTCAAACATACCAATGCCGCCTATGCCTACTGGCGATCCTTGGCCAAGTATAGAGGTTTTACTTAACGTGGAAGGGAGAATCCGGAGGGGCGAAAAAATTGATATAGAGAAAATTGATGTCGGAAGTTATTGGAAGGATTTGATTATACTTCTGCTTATTTTTAGGGAGTCCAAAACAGCGGGTGGGGCTCAGGTAGTTTCCTATTTAAAGAGTAAGCTTTCGTCGGAAATATATGTTCCGTATATAGCAATGCGGGAGAGAGTTTTGAAAGAGGTGACGAAGCAAAGAGAGCTTTTCGAGAAGGAAGGAGCCTGA
- a CDS encoding Rha family transcriptional regulator, translating to MTAQPLIPTDAIVLHDNQVRTTSLKVAEAFGKRHDNVIRKLQTIDCSQKFNELNFEGIEYTDGRGRQKPAFEMTKDGFVFLVMGFTGHKAAQVKEAYIAAFNEMAAQLYGGPIQGLTPAQQREIQQIVSRLAQRPGNTYASLYRGLKDHFQVGTYKDIPAERFGSAKAFLMGVESIEGDYEPAPPTLYHYPIETAKPRTMPLPQQAWLTHEAVLDPGYGRPCEKLLNELAANGHDISGAAQEYKALYLLARTGSSIMHEMRDLADNALMRGLNTWFGPRH from the coding sequence ATGACCGCTCAACCCCTTATCCCCACTGACGCTATCGTCCTGCATGACAATCAAGTGCGCACCACCTCCCTCAAGGTTGCCGAAGCCTTCGGCAAGCGCCATGACAACGTGATACGCAAGCTGCAAACCATTGATTGCTCTCAAAAATTCAATGAACTCAATTTTGAGGGCATTGAATACACCGATGGCCGCGGCCGTCAGAAACCGGCCTTCGAGATGACCAAAGACGGCTTTGTCTTCCTGGTCATGGGCTTCACTGGCCACAAGGCCGCCCAGGTCAAAGAGGCCTATATCGCGGCCTTCAACGAAATGGCCGCTCAGCTTTATGGAGGGCCTATTCAGGGCCTCACTCCAGCCCAGCAGCGCGAGATTCAGCAGATTGTCTCCCGCCTGGCCCAGCGCCCCGGCAACACCTACGCCAGCCTGTACCGAGGATTGAAGGACCACTTTCAGGTCGGCACCTACAAGGACATCCCGGCGGAGCGGTTCGGATCGGCCAAGGCGTTTCTAATGGGCGTGGAGTCGATCGAGGGCGACTACGAACCGGCCCCGCCGACCCTGTACCACTACCCCATCGAGACCGCAAAGCCCCGGACCATGCCGCTACCACAGCAGGCGTGGCTGACGCATGAGGCCGTACTCGACCCGGGCTATGGCCGGCCGTGCGAGAAATTGCTCAACGAGCTGGCGGCGAACGGGCACGACATTTCAGGCGCGGCGCAGGAGTACAAAGCCCTGTACCTGCTGGCCCGCACCGGCAGCAGCATCATGCACGAGATGCGCGACCTGGCGGATAATGCGCTGATGCGCGGGCTCAACACCTGGTTCGGGCCGCGGCACTGA
- a CDS encoding alpha-glutamyl/putrescinyl thymine pyrophosphorylase clade 3 protein — protein sequence MSREEYRALLGNQLEQLDGVVPLQGIRNENMRSCLVEQFIDSIRRIDYVRVLSERGVSEQVSDPTNDMFDPIKAAVHYQEQGSIDEACWLVFLAIHVGKNARSGWVRVRDLYGALGADIWSWERVCGNLDDFGVWLERNYMNIGGAFGNHRKYESLRPNVQGSPINVVRSYVEWVGGSHQAFFSFTQQEVDCCPNAHFDYLYNSMFFVRRFSRLSIFDYLTMLAKVGVVDISPPRAYLKMATGPKKGAKLLFTGSRDSNESTENLEGFLVLLNENMSLGYLSMQVLEDALCNWQKSPERHVRFRG from the coding sequence ATGAGTCGTGAAGAGTATCGGGCACTGCTAGGAAACCAGCTGGAGCAGCTCGATGGGGTTGTTCCGCTCCAGGGGATACGTAACGAAAATATGCGTAGCTGCTTGGTTGAGCAGTTTATAGATAGCATTAGAAGAATTGATTACGTTCGTGTACTTAGCGAGAGGGGGGTTTCTGAGCAAGTTTCTGATCCTACTAATGACATGTTTGATCCTATAAAGGCGGCAGTCCACTATCAAGAGCAAGGAAGCATCGATGAGGCATGCTGGCTGGTTTTCTTGGCTATCCATGTAGGTAAAAATGCCAGATCCGGCTGGGTGAGAGTTCGAGACTTATACGGAGCATTGGGTGCCGATATTTGGTCCTGGGAGAGGGTGTGCGGTAATTTGGATGATTTTGGTGTATGGCTTGAACGCAACTATATGAATATAGGTGGGGCGTTCGGAAATCATCGAAAATATGAATCATTAAGACCGAATGTACAGGGAAGCCCGATAAATGTAGTGCGGAGCTACGTTGAATGGGTTGGCGGGAGTCATCAAGCATTTTTCTCCTTTACGCAACAGGAAGTCGACTGTTGTCCGAATGCTCACTTTGATTACTTGTATAACTCAATGTTTTTTGTGCGACGTTTCTCTAGGTTGTCAATATTTGATTATTTGACGATGTTGGCCAAAGTCGGTGTTGTTGATATATCCCCTCCTCGTGCCTACTTGAAGATGGCCACCGGCCCCAAAAAAGGTGCAAAGCTACTTTTCACTGGTAGTCGAGATTCAAATGAAAGCACTGAAAATTTAGAAGGCTTTCTAGTCCTGCTAAATGAGAACATGTCACTTGGATATTTGAGTATGCAAGTGTTAGAAGATGCGTTATGTAATTGGCAAAAAAGTCCAGAACGGCACGTCAGATTCAGAGGTTAA